A window of the Trichoderma asperellum chromosome 6, complete sequence genome harbors these coding sequences:
- a CDS encoding uncharacterized protein (TransMembrane:1 (i91-113o)), translating to MLRQSGLLSAPLCLSPRDPYLQHRLSVTSRGWKQAIATGIFVCWSSASRASYLPQADTSHRWQRIPPADFGIGSMPAYPDDKRRIRGASLLTTWLGSSALIVCPASFGVWVGAYSTQMLTMFLTTLNRAAFAR from the coding sequence ATGCTGCGTCAATCTGGGCTGTTAAGCGCGCCCCTTTGCCTGTCTCCTCGTGATCCATATTTGCAGCATCGTCTATCAGTGACATCTCGCGGCTGGAAACAGGCCATCGCTACTGGGATATTCGTCTGCTGGTCGTCTGCTAGTCGTGCCAGCTATTTACCGCAAGCGGATACAAGTCATCGTTGGCAGAGAATCCCGCCTGCTGACTTTGGCATAGGCTCGATGCCAGCATATCCAGACGACAAGCGACGGATACGAGGTGCCAGCTTATTGACGACATGGCTGGGCTCTAGCGCGCTTATCGTCTGCCCAGCGTCATTCGGCGTCTGGGTCGGGGCTTATAGCACTCAGATGCTCACCATGTTTCTCACCACCCTTAACCGCGCCGCGTTTGCCCGGTAG
- a CDS encoding uncharacterized protein (EggNog:ENOG41) — protein MKTTRPFEEGLCGRPVDIFQASTDDINLGSHLLPLEHKISKQPTAAITATTLATSATQATRTRTRRTTASLFIFHPKLHPGLRCAPKRPIMSTPRSGGSVSSRGSSSRYVEKARSSTQQLVDSLNTHRINTLTELCRIERIAAACDSEADARAFQQPMTSAWIHYVTSNQFLMELRGLTPNYPLSADIVAEAHRRVRSDPESNRSWNLAWLCLTRMRDDGLVRIFSDTEARRPEMWGGKVPSEKMVQQLATCFEDEWRTAIETMLRHWATQPTWY, from the exons ATGAAGACAACAAGGCCTTTTGAAGAGGGTCTGTGTGGTAGACCAGTTGATATCTTTCAAGCTTCAACAGATGATATAAACTTGGGATCCCATCTTCTGCCACTAGAACACAAGATATCCAAAcagccaacagcagcgatAACCGCAACAACCTTAGCAACCTCAGCAACCCAAGCAAccagaacaagaacaagacgaACAACAGCGTCGCTTTTTATATTCCATCCCAAGCTCCATCCCGGGCTTCGTTGTGCACCTAAGCGACCAATCATGTCTACTCCTCGAAGCGGTGGTAGTGTGAGTTCCAGGGGCTCTTCGTCCCGATATGTGGAAAAGGCTCGG TCCTCCACCCAGCAACTGGTAGACTCTCTCAACACCCACCGCATCAACACCCTGACGGAGCTCTGCCGCATCGAGCGCATTGCCGCGGCATGCGACTCCGAGGCTGACGCTCGGGCCTTTCAACAGCCCATGACTTCGGCCTGGATCCACTACGTTACGAGCAACCAGTTCCTCATGGAGCTCCGCGGTCTTACGCCAAACTATCCGCTGAGTGCGGACATTGTTGCGGAAGCACATCGCCGTGTGCGTTCAGACCCGGAGAGCAACCGCAGCTGGAATCTGGCCTGGCTGTGCCTGACGCGGATGCGAGACGACGGGCTGGTGAGGATCTTTTCGGACACAGAGGCGCGCAGGCCCGAGATGTGGGGAGGCAAGGTGCCGAGCGAGAAGATGGTGCAGCAGCTGGCCACCTGCTTTGAAGACGAATGGAGGACTGCGATTGAGACGATGTTGAGACACTGGGCGACGCAGCCGACCTGGTATTAA